One region of Ictalurus punctatus breed USDA103 chromosome 6, Coco_2.0, whole genome shotgun sequence genomic DNA includes:
- the mphosph8 gene encoding M-phase phosphoprotein 8 isoform X1: MDSGAERADPGDSEQDEEEDVYEVERIIDMRVEDGEVLYRVRWKNYSSDDDTWEPKAHLEDCSEVLLAYERTLAERKLKKDASMKLPMKSDLFDANSESESDKDRPKESPGKKKKKKKKHAEESDDEKDRKKKKKKERLKEDKPLPAPESDEEEDRVPTPPPPPPSKKEKATDIKKRAIEKEEGDEDEDDAPAKKHKKENKAKDLGKQKRDSVDEKKKKKVKSVKKKEIETSDDETDKSDAPSELFTDDTSSTGNQSITAKPTTPKTVEKSTRSESGSEHSKAKQKKNKSDPKLQGFKDLAQDKTPKKTDSSALLLKESGLNKLKSLASSKSSSKSSRSEDEPDSSDTAPTPRAKTKPKGPDSSATPQKDSSVSSSSSSSTVLAASSKPREEEPKETKEEPGEKGAPPNNLFEKFLLNCEAKDRVPRKSATHTTPKSSVKTDKKVKKESPVQKPEFDKAEKAKEGTTAIETEERQEKSTQESEKSERSNEPVAKTKEDLQREQKEEEQRRRKERLEEEEKKRKERLEESQRERKVRMEEAQKERQRLAEEARLDRLDRRPVMETMASAESTEDSRWKERRRKRREDGESRLLIACDDNQDSQDPLERSDKTPDRGPPSLNLGVELKLDWMTLEDFQKHLNGEDENLSPLALTPTELRDAVKNGNYMAVKRALSSKEDYNLDQEDSSGMSLSMLAAAGGQDDILRLLIKRGVKVNGRQRNGTTALMHAAEKNFLTTVAVLLEAGSCLNAQTLGGETALMKACRRGNADVVRLLLEYGADCNILSKHKTTALHFAKLSNNMMVYDLIKDHIQTLSTVAEETIRAYFETRLALLEPVFPLACHRLCEGPDFSLEFSYKPPQHTPGEGSGILLFIFHANFMTEITARLCGPCSVHAVILNDKFQLPIFLDSHFIYSFSPVQGANKLFIRLAESPTAKVKLLIGAYRVQLQ, encoded by the exons AAGCTGCCTATGAAGAGCGACTTATTTGACGCAAACTCCGAGAGCGAAAGCGATAAAGATCGACCGAAAGAGTCACCtggtaagaaaaagaaaaaaaagaagaaacacgCAGAGGAGTCGGACGACGAGAAGgacaggaagaaaaagaaaaagaaggagagatTGAAGGAGGACAAGCCGTTGCCTGCTCCCGAGTCTGACGAAGAGGAGGACAGGGTTCCTACACCACCGCCACCACCACCTTCTAAGAAAGAGAAGGCCACAGATATAAAGAAGCGAGCCATCGAAAAGGAAGAGGGCGACGAGGACGAGGACGACGCTCCCGcgaagaaacacaaaaaagaaaacaaagctaAAGATTTAGGGAAGCAAAAGAGAGACAGTGTTGacgaaaagaagaaaaaaaaggttaagtCCGTTAAAAAGAAAGAGATCGAGACCTCGGACGACGAGACGGACAAGAGCGACGCGCCGTCAGAGTTATTCACCGATGACACTTCTTCAACAGGCAACCAGAGTATCACAGCCAAACCTACAACGCCCAAAACCGTCGAGAAGTCCACTCGGAGCGAAAGCGGGAGCGAGCATTCCAAGGCGaaacagaagaagaacaaaTCTGACCCGAAGTTGCAAGGTTTCAAAGACTTGGCTCAGGACAAGACCCCCAAGAAGACCGACAGTTCAGCCCTGCTGCTCAAAGAGAGTGGCCTAAATAAGTTGAAGAGCCTGGCTAGCAGTAAGAGCAGCAGCAAGTCATCTCGCAGCGAGGACGAGCCTGACTCCAGTGACACAGCGCCTACGCCAAGAGCGAAAACCAAGCCTAAAGGTCCTGACTCAAGCGCTACTCCTCAAAAGGATTCCTCTGtatcttcctcctcttcgtcctcTACGGTCTTAGCTGCTTCCAGCAAGCCGAGAGAAGAGGAGCCGAAGGAAACGAAGGAAGAACCTGGAGAGAAGGGTGCTCCTCCTAATAATCTCTTCGAGAAGTTTTTGCTCAACTGTGAGGCCAAGGATCGTGTGCCTAGGAAATCGGCAACTCACACAACACCGAAG AGTTCAGTCAAGACGgacaaaaaagtgaaaaaggagTCTCCGGTGCAAAAGCCTGAGTTTGACAAAGCTGAAAAAGCAAAGGAGG GCACTACGGCCATAGAGACGGAAGAAAGACAGGAAAAGAGCACACAGGAGTCAGAAAAGAGTGAGCGGTCAAATGAACCCGTGGCCAAGACGAAGGAGGATCTACAGCGtgaacagaaagaagaagagcagagaagaaggaaagaaaggcttgaggaggaggagaaaaagaggaaagagaggCTCGAGGAGTCCCAGAGAGAGCGGAAGGTGAGGATGGAAGaggcacagaaagagagacagagactggcCGAGGAGGCCCGGTTAGATCGGCTGGACAGGAGGCCCGTGATGGAGACTATGGCATCTGCCGAGTCTACCGAAGACTCGAGGTggaaggagaggagaaggaaGAGGCGGGAGGACGGCGAGTCTCGCCTTCTCATCGCCTGCGACGACAATCAGGACTCTCAGGACCCCCTGGAACGCTCGGACAAAACGCCTG ACAGGGGCCCGCCTTCTCTCAACCTGGGAGTTGAGCTGAAGCTGGACTGGATGACACTGGAAGACTTTCAGAAACACTTAAACGGAGAGGATGAGAATCTCTCTCCACTAGCCTTAACTCCCA CTGAATTGCGGGATGCCGTAAAAAACGGGAATTATATGGCCGTTAAACGTGCACTCAGTTCCAAAGAGGACTATAATCTGGACCAGGAG GACTCCAGCGGTATGTCCCTGTCCATGCTGGCTGCCGCAGGCGGACAGGACGACATCCTCCGGCTGCTGATTAAGAGAGGAGTGAAGGTTAACGGGCGGCAGAGGAACGGCACCACGGCCCTTATGCACGCTGCCGAGAAG aaTTTCCTCACCACTGTGGCCGTTCTTCTCGAGGCAGGATCCTGTCTAAACGCTCAGACACTGGGTGGAGAGACAGCTCTTATGAAG GCATGTAGGAGAGGAAACGCAGATGTAGTGCGCCTCCTACTGGAGTACGGAGCTGACTGCAACATCCTCTCCAAGCACAAGACAACAGCCTTGCACTTTGCCAAGCTCAGCAACAACATGATGGTGTATGACCTCATCAAAGACCACATCCAGAC GTTGTCGACAGTGGCAGAGGAGACAATCAGAGCGTATTTTGAGACGCGTTTGGCTCTGCTCGAGCCCGTGTTTCCTCTGGCCTGCCATCGCCTGTGCGAGGGACCAGACTTCTCACTGGAATTCAGTtacaaacccccacagcacacaCCTGGAGAGG GATCTGGTAtccttctcttcatcttccATGCTAACTTCATGACCGAGATCACAGCCAGGCTCTGTGGGCCCTGTAGCGTCCATGCTGTCATCCTTAACGACAAGTTCCAGCTGCCTATCTTCCTC GATAGccactttatttattccttCAGCCCTGTTCAAGGAGCCAATAAACTCTTTATTCGCCTAGCCGAGTCACCCACAGCTAAG GTTAAACTTCTCATCGGTGCATATAGAGTCCAGCTACAGTGA
- the mphosph8 gene encoding M-phase phosphoprotein 8 isoform X2, which produces MDSGAERADPGDSEQDEEEDVYEVERIIDMRVEDGEVLYRVRWKNYSSDDDTWEPKAHLEDCSEVLLAYERTLAERKLKKDASMLPMKSDLFDANSESESDKDRPKESPGKKKKKKKKHAEESDDEKDRKKKKKKERLKEDKPLPAPESDEEEDRVPTPPPPPPSKKEKATDIKKRAIEKEEGDEDEDDAPAKKHKKENKAKDLGKQKRDSVDEKKKKKVKSVKKKEIETSDDETDKSDAPSELFTDDTSSTGNQSITAKPTTPKTVEKSTRSESGSEHSKAKQKKNKSDPKLQGFKDLAQDKTPKKTDSSALLLKESGLNKLKSLASSKSSSKSSRSEDEPDSSDTAPTPRAKTKPKGPDSSATPQKDSSVSSSSSSSTVLAASSKPREEEPKETKEEPGEKGAPPNNLFEKFLLNCEAKDRVPRKSATHTTPKSSVKTDKKVKKESPVQKPEFDKAEKAKEGTTAIETEERQEKSTQESEKSERSNEPVAKTKEDLQREQKEEEQRRRKERLEEEEKKRKERLEESQRERKVRMEEAQKERQRLAEEARLDRLDRRPVMETMASAESTEDSRWKERRRKRREDGESRLLIACDDNQDSQDPLERSDKTPDRGPPSLNLGVELKLDWMTLEDFQKHLNGEDENLSPLALTPTELRDAVKNGNYMAVKRALSSKEDYNLDQEDSSGMSLSMLAAAGGQDDILRLLIKRGVKVNGRQRNGTTALMHAAEKNFLTTVAVLLEAGSCLNAQTLGGETALMKACRRGNADVVRLLLEYGADCNILSKHKTTALHFAKLSNNMMVYDLIKDHIQTLSTVAEETIRAYFETRLALLEPVFPLACHRLCEGPDFSLEFSYKPPQHTPGEGSGILLFIFHANFMTEITARLCGPCSVHAVILNDKFQLPIFLDSHFIYSFSPVQGANKLFIRLAESPTAKVKLLIGAYRVQLQ; this is translated from the exons CTGCCTATGAAGAGCGACTTATTTGACGCAAACTCCGAGAGCGAAAGCGATAAAGATCGACCGAAAGAGTCACCtggtaagaaaaagaaaaaaaagaagaaacacgCAGAGGAGTCGGACGACGAGAAGgacaggaagaaaaagaaaaagaaggagagatTGAAGGAGGACAAGCCGTTGCCTGCTCCCGAGTCTGACGAAGAGGAGGACAGGGTTCCTACACCACCGCCACCACCACCTTCTAAGAAAGAGAAGGCCACAGATATAAAGAAGCGAGCCATCGAAAAGGAAGAGGGCGACGAGGACGAGGACGACGCTCCCGcgaagaaacacaaaaaagaaaacaaagctaAAGATTTAGGGAAGCAAAAGAGAGACAGTGTTGacgaaaagaagaaaaaaaaggttaagtCCGTTAAAAAGAAAGAGATCGAGACCTCGGACGACGAGACGGACAAGAGCGACGCGCCGTCAGAGTTATTCACCGATGACACTTCTTCAACAGGCAACCAGAGTATCACAGCCAAACCTACAACGCCCAAAACCGTCGAGAAGTCCACTCGGAGCGAAAGCGGGAGCGAGCATTCCAAGGCGaaacagaagaagaacaaaTCTGACCCGAAGTTGCAAGGTTTCAAAGACTTGGCTCAGGACAAGACCCCCAAGAAGACCGACAGTTCAGCCCTGCTGCTCAAAGAGAGTGGCCTAAATAAGTTGAAGAGCCTGGCTAGCAGTAAGAGCAGCAGCAAGTCATCTCGCAGCGAGGACGAGCCTGACTCCAGTGACACAGCGCCTACGCCAAGAGCGAAAACCAAGCCTAAAGGTCCTGACTCAAGCGCTACTCCTCAAAAGGATTCCTCTGtatcttcctcctcttcgtcctcTACGGTCTTAGCTGCTTCCAGCAAGCCGAGAGAAGAGGAGCCGAAGGAAACGAAGGAAGAACCTGGAGAGAAGGGTGCTCCTCCTAATAATCTCTTCGAGAAGTTTTTGCTCAACTGTGAGGCCAAGGATCGTGTGCCTAGGAAATCGGCAACTCACACAACACCGAAG AGTTCAGTCAAGACGgacaaaaaagtgaaaaaggagTCTCCGGTGCAAAAGCCTGAGTTTGACAAAGCTGAAAAAGCAAAGGAGG GCACTACGGCCATAGAGACGGAAGAAAGACAGGAAAAGAGCACACAGGAGTCAGAAAAGAGTGAGCGGTCAAATGAACCCGTGGCCAAGACGAAGGAGGATCTACAGCGtgaacagaaagaagaagagcagagaagaaggaaagaaaggcttgaggaggaggagaaaaagaggaaagagaggCTCGAGGAGTCCCAGAGAGAGCGGAAGGTGAGGATGGAAGaggcacagaaagagagacagagactggcCGAGGAGGCCCGGTTAGATCGGCTGGACAGGAGGCCCGTGATGGAGACTATGGCATCTGCCGAGTCTACCGAAGACTCGAGGTggaaggagaggagaaggaaGAGGCGGGAGGACGGCGAGTCTCGCCTTCTCATCGCCTGCGACGACAATCAGGACTCTCAGGACCCCCTGGAACGCTCGGACAAAACGCCTG ACAGGGGCCCGCCTTCTCTCAACCTGGGAGTTGAGCTGAAGCTGGACTGGATGACACTGGAAGACTTTCAGAAACACTTAAACGGAGAGGATGAGAATCTCTCTCCACTAGCCTTAACTCCCA CTGAATTGCGGGATGCCGTAAAAAACGGGAATTATATGGCCGTTAAACGTGCACTCAGTTCCAAAGAGGACTATAATCTGGACCAGGAG GACTCCAGCGGTATGTCCCTGTCCATGCTGGCTGCCGCAGGCGGACAGGACGACATCCTCCGGCTGCTGATTAAGAGAGGAGTGAAGGTTAACGGGCGGCAGAGGAACGGCACCACGGCCCTTATGCACGCTGCCGAGAAG aaTTTCCTCACCACTGTGGCCGTTCTTCTCGAGGCAGGATCCTGTCTAAACGCTCAGACACTGGGTGGAGAGACAGCTCTTATGAAG GCATGTAGGAGAGGAAACGCAGATGTAGTGCGCCTCCTACTGGAGTACGGAGCTGACTGCAACATCCTCTCCAAGCACAAGACAACAGCCTTGCACTTTGCCAAGCTCAGCAACAACATGATGGTGTATGACCTCATCAAAGACCACATCCAGAC GTTGTCGACAGTGGCAGAGGAGACAATCAGAGCGTATTTTGAGACGCGTTTGGCTCTGCTCGAGCCCGTGTTTCCTCTGGCCTGCCATCGCCTGTGCGAGGGACCAGACTTCTCACTGGAATTCAGTtacaaacccccacagcacacaCCTGGAGAGG GATCTGGTAtccttctcttcatcttccATGCTAACTTCATGACCGAGATCACAGCCAGGCTCTGTGGGCCCTGTAGCGTCCATGCTGTCATCCTTAACGACAAGTTCCAGCTGCCTATCTTCCTC GATAGccactttatttattccttCAGCCCTGTTCAAGGAGCCAATAAACTCTTTATTCGCCTAGCCGAGTCACCCACAGCTAAG GTTAAACTTCTCATCGGTGCATATAGAGTCCAGCTACAGTGA